Proteins encoded together in one Campylobacter peloridis LMG 23910 window:
- a CDS encoding ferritin family protein → MRQYEIYKCQKCGNEVEIQNVGSGKLSCCNQEMECITKDLTAVNLMKAFAGESMARNKYDLFADIAQEEGWHAIARHFREAAENEKWHARAQFKAYHELVDGKALEETAKNLICAADGENYEHTIMYPNFAKIAEDEGKKNIARLFTAIGKVEIEHEREYLALKKMLEEEDFFNSEVEDLWVCEVCGHIHRGKKAPNACPLCKAPKEYFKREFLG, encoded by the coding sequence ATGAGACAATATGAAATTTATAAATGCCAAAAATGTGGGAATGAAGTAGAAATTCAAAATGTTGGTAGTGGAAAATTAAGTTGTTGTAATCAAGAAATGGAATGCATTACTAAAGATTTAACAGCTGTAAATTTAATGAAAGCTTTTGCAGGTGAGTCTATGGCTAGAAATAAATACGATTTATTTGCAGATATTGCTCAAGAGGAAGGCTGGCATGCAATAGCAAGGCATTTTAGAGAAGCAGCAGAGAATGAAAAATGGCATGCAAGAGCGCAGTTTAAAGCTTATCATGAATTAGTCGATGGTAAAGCTTTAGAAGAAACTGCTAAAAATTTAATCTGTGCTGCTGATGGTGAGAATTATGAGCACACTATTATGTATCCAAATTTTGCAAAAATTGCAGAAGATGAAGGAAAGAAAAATATAGCAAGATTATTTACTGCTATTGGAAAAGTAGAAATTGAACACGAAAGAGAATACTTAGCACTTAAGAAAATGCTCGAAGAAGAAGATTTCTTTAATTCTGAAGTTGAAGATTTATGGGTTTGTGAAGTTTGTGGACATATTCATAGAGGTAAAAAAGCACCAAATGCCTGTCCTTTATGCAAAGCTCCAAAAGAATACTTCAAACGCGAATTTTTAGGATAA
- a CDS encoding L-serine ammonia-lyase: protein MSSNLSIFKVGVGPSSSHTLGPMLAGNMFCEKIKDKIPQISKIQIKLYGSLSLTGKGHLSDKAIIWGLSGLKAKELNAALQDRVFNKIIQDKILILNAQKELNFDYDKDLIFEKSFLPLHENGLKLSAYNENGEIIAEEIYYSVGGGFVMSEAELQKHKDGVCEQKHTKLELDINNASDALKICEEKSWDLAKLSYEYELQFHTKEEIRAYCLEIWEVMQEVYYNGIHPSSDYLPGNLHLKRRAKGLNERLAMTSDPLGIIDFISLYAIAIAEENASGARVVTAPTNGACAVVPAVMLYLKNHTIGFNDEKAVNFLLTAMLIGSFYKKNASISGAEAGCQAEIGSASSMAAGAMASVMGFDAKIACNAAEIAMEHHLGLTCDPVEGLVQIPCIERNAFGAIKAISAARMAMSRKSTPKVSLDEVIKTMYETGKDMNSKYKETSLGGLATNLTSVC, encoded by the coding sequence ATGAGTAGTAATTTAAGTATATTTAAAGTTGGTGTTGGCCCTTCATCTTCTCATACGCTAGGGCCAATGCTAGCGGGTAATATGTTTTGTGAAAAAATAAAAGATAAAATCCCACAAATTTCAAAAATTCAAATTAAACTTTATGGCTCTTTATCATTAACAGGTAAAGGCCATTTAAGTGATAAAGCTATTATATGGGGTTTGAGTGGTTTGAAGGCAAAAGAATTAAACGCTGCTTTGCAAGATCGTGTTTTTAATAAAATCATACAAGATAAAATTTTAATCTTAAATGCTCAAAAAGAATTAAATTTTGACTATGATAAAGATTTAATTTTTGAAAAGTCTTTTTTACCTTTACATGAAAATGGTTTAAAACTTAGTGCTTATAATGAAAATGGAGAAATCATTGCTGAAGAAATTTATTATTCAGTAGGTGGTGGTTTTGTTATGAGTGAAGCTGAGCTTCAAAAACATAAAGATGGAGTTTGTGAGCAAAAACATACTAAATTAGAGCTTGATATTAACAATGCAAGCGATGCTTTAAAAATTTGTGAAGAAAAATCATGGGATTTAGCAAAACTTTCTTATGAATATGAACTGCAATTTCATACCAAAGAAGAAATTAGAGCTTATTGTTTAGAAATTTGGGAAGTAATGCAAGAGGTGTATTATAATGGCATTCATCCAAGTTCTGATTATCTCCCAGGAAATTTACATTTAAAACGCCGTGCTAAAGGACTTAATGAGCGTTTGGCTATGACGAGTGATCCTTTGGGGATTATTGATTTTATCTCTTTATATGCTATTGCTATTGCAGAAGAAAATGCAAGTGGAGCTAGAGTGGTAACTGCTCCAACTAATGGAGCATGTGCAGTTGTGCCTGCTGTAATGCTTTATCTTAAAAATCACACCATTGGTTTTAATGATGAAAAGGCTGTTAATTTTTTACTTACTGCTATGTTAATAGGTTCTTTTTATAAAAAAAATGCAAGTATAAGTGGAGCAGAAGCTGGTTGTCAAGCCGAAATTGGTAGTGCAAGTTCTATGGCAGCTGGTGCTATGGCTAGCGTGATGGGTTTTGATGCAAAGATAGCTTGCAATGCTGCAGAAATTGCAATGGAACATCATTTAGGCTTAACTTGTGATCCTGTAGAAGGTTTGGTGCAAATTCCTTGCATAGAAAGAAATGCTTTTGGTGCGATAAAAGCAATTTCAGCTGCTAGAATGGCAATGAGTAGAAAATCCACCCCAAAAGTAAGTCTTGATGAGGTTATAAAAACTATGTATGAAACGGGCAAAGATATGAATTCAAAATACAAAGAAACTTCTTTAGGTGGCTTAGCTACTAATCTTACAAGTGTGTGTTAA
- a CDS encoding L-serine transporter — MLSLFGTAVGAGILFLPIKAGVGGFWPVVVMALIIFPMVYLSHRALSRFVCQANGNDKDITHAAEEYFGRKVSIFISVLYFFAIFPICLAYCVGITNTFESFIYNQFLPLLDPNGSLASAISTMYQTSVNEQGKTIANLLPFYRAVLAFILVSIFMLIMLFSEELITKVCEWLVYPLCAILFLFSLYLIPQWSFESFSAIPGTKEFITIVWLTLPVLVFSFNHSPAISTFSLSIKRQYPENSVQKANQVLFRTSVMLLAFVMFFVVSCVLSLTPAELAEARAQNIPVLSYFANKLDNPFISYGGPLIAFLAISSSFFGHYFGAREGAYGIVRKCCKLTGNENPDLKKIAVYSTLVMYIIMLITAYVNPSILGFIESLGGPIIAAILFLMPIIAIYTVSKMKKFQNKALDAFVFITGILTIITVIYTF; from the coding sequence ATGCTTTCTCTTTTTGGGACAGCAGTTGGTGCGGGAATTTTGTTTTTGCCTATTAAAGCGGGTGTTGGTGGCTTTTGGCCAGTTGTTGTGATGGCTTTGATTATTTTTCCAATGGTATATTTAAGCCATAGGGCTTTAAGTCGTTTTGTATGTCAAGCAAATGGTAATGATAAAGATATTACTCATGCGGCTGAAGAGTATTTTGGTAGAAAAGTAAGTATTTTTATTTCTGTGCTTTATTTCTTTGCGATTTTTCCAATATGTTTAGCATATTGTGTAGGTATAACTAATACTTTTGAAAGTTTTATTTATAATCAATTTTTACCCCTTTTAGATCCAAATGGTTCTTTAGCAAGTGCAATTAGCACTATGTATCAAACAAGTGTGAATGAACAAGGAAAAACTATAGCTAATTTGCTTCCATTTTATAGAGCAGTGCTTGCATTTATTTTAGTGAGTATTTTTATGCTTATCATGCTTTTTAGTGAAGAATTAATCACCAAAGTGTGTGAATGGCTTGTATATCCTTTATGTGCTATTTTATTTTTATTTTCTTTGTATCTTATCCCACAATGGTCGTTTGAAAGTTTTAGTGCAATCCCAGGAACAAAAGAATTTATCACTATAGTATGGCTAACTTTACCAGTTTTAGTATTTTCGTTTAATCACTCCCCTGCTATTTCAACCTTTTCTTTAAGCATAAAAAGACAATACCCTGAAAATTCAGTTCAAAAAGCAAATCAAGTATTGTTTAGAACTTCTGTGATGTTGCTTGCTTTTGTTATGTTTTTTGTGGTATCTTGCGTGCTTTCTTTAACTCCAGCTGAACTTGCTGAAGCTAGAGCACAAAACATACCTGTGCTTTCTTATTTTGCTAATAAACTTGATAATCCATTTATCTCTTATGGTGGTCCATTGATTGCATTTTTAGCAATTTCAAGTTCATTTTTTGGGCATTATTTTGGTGCTAGAGAAGGTGCTTATGGTATAGTTAGAAAATGTTGTAAATTAACAGGTAATGAAAATCCTGATTTGAAAAAAATTGCAGTATATTCTACTTTGGTAATGTATATTATTATGTTAATTACTGCTTATGTAAACCCAAGTATTTTAGGCTTTATAGAAAGCTTGGGTGGTCCAATTATTGCTGCAATTTTGTTTTTAATGCCAATTATTGCAATTTACACCGTTTCTAAAATGAAAAAATTCCAAAATAAAGCATTAGATGCTTTTGTGTTTATTACTGGTATTTTAACTATTATTACCGTAATTTATACTTTTTAA
- the rpsK gene encoding 30S ribosomal protein S11: MAKRKIVKKKIVKKNIAKGIVYISATFNNTMVTVTDEMGNAIAWSSAGGLGFKGSKKSTPYAAQQAVEDALNKAKEHGIKEVGIKVQGPGSGRETAVKSVGAMEGIKVTFLKDITPLAHNGCRPPKRRRV, from the coding sequence ATGGCAAAAAGAAAAATAGTTAAGAAAAAAATAGTTAAAAAAAATATAGCTAAAGGTATAGTTTATATTAGTGCAACATTTAATAATACCATGGTTACTGTTACCGATGAAATGGGAAATGCTATCGCTTGGAGTAGTGCAGGTGGTTTAGGATTTAAAGGTTCTAAAAAATCAACTCCTTATGCAGCACAACAAGCTGTAGAAGATGCATTAAATAAAGCAAAAGAACATGGAATTAAAGAAGTAGGCATTAAAGTTCAAGGACCAGGTAGTGGTCGTGAGACAGCGGTTAAAAGTGTAGGTGCTATGGAAGGTATAAAAGTAACTTTCTTAAAAGATATTACTCCATTAGCTCATAATGGTTGTAGACCACCAAAGCGTCGTCGTGTCTAA
- the rpsD gene encoding 30S ribosomal protein S4 yields the protein MARYRGPVEKLERRLGVSLAMKGERRLAGKSALDKRPYAPGQHGQRKAKISEYGLQLREKQKAKFMYGVSEKQFRRLFAEAARKDGNTGALLIQLLEQRLDNVVYRMGFATTRRFARQLVTHGHILVNGKRVDIPSYRVEAGQKIEVIEKSKNNPQISRAIELTAQTGIVAWVDVEKDKRFGIFTRKPEREEVIIPVEERFIVELYSK from the coding sequence ATGGCAAGATATAGAGGACCAGTAGAAAAATTAGAAAGACGACTTGGCGTAAGTTTGGCAATGAAAGGCGAGAGAAGACTAGCAGGAAAAAGTGCTTTAGATAAACGCCCTTATGCACCAGGTCAACATGGACAAAGAAAAGCAAAAATTAGTGAATATGGACTTCAATTAAGAGAAAAACAAAAAGCTAAATTTATGTATGGAGTTAGCGAAAAACAATTTAGAAGATTATTTGCTGAAGCTGCGAGAAAAGATGGCAATACAGGTGCGCTTTTGATCCAGCTTTTAGAACAAAGACTTGATAATGTTGTTTATAGAATGGGTTTTGCTACAACGCGTCGTTTTGCTAGACAATTAGTAACACATGGACATATTTTAGTAAATGGAAAAAGAGTTGATATTCCTAGCTATAGAGTTGAAGCAGGACAAAAAATAGAAGTGATTGAGAAAAGTAAAAACAATCCTCAAATTTCAAGAGCGATAGAGCTAACTGCTCAAACTGGTATTGTTGCTTGGGTTGATGTAGAAAAAGACAAAAGATTTGGAATTTTTACAAGAAAACCTGAAAGAGAAGAAGTTATCATCCCAGTTGAGGAAAGATTTATCGTTGAGTTGTATTCTAAATAA
- a CDS encoding ribonuclease HII: protein MALVGVDEAGRGALAGDMHISACKLFKKIDDLTDSKKLSRKKREELYEKIIINSSFLTLAFSPSQIDNFGLSKCLHLALKIIKNHFNQDEILYDGNLNYGVLGIKTMIKADAKVQEVSAASILAKVSRDLKMNYLSKIYANYEFEKHKGYGTKVHIEKIKAFGYSPLHRKSFMLKCFEKSLFD from the coding sequence ATGGCTTTAGTTGGAGTAGATGAAGCAGGACGAGGAGCTTTGGCTGGAGACATGCACATAAGTGCTTGTAAGCTTTTTAAAAAAATAGATGATTTAACAGACTCTAAAAAATTAAGTAGAAAAAAAAGAGAAGAATTATATGAGAAAATCATAATTAATTCTAGCTTTTTAACTCTTGCCTTCTCACCATCACAAATTGATAATTTTGGACTTAGTAAGTGTTTACATCTTGCATTAAAAATCATAAAAAATCATTTTAATCAAGATGAAATTTTATATGATGGAAATTTAAATTACGGGGTTTTAGGTATTAAAACAATGATTAAAGCTGATGCAAAAGTGCAAGAGGTTTCAGCCGCAAGTATCTTGGCTAAAGTAAGTCGTGATTTAAAAATGAACTATCTATCAAAAATATATGCAAATTATGAATTTGAAAAGCATAAGGGTTATGGAACTAAAGTTCATATAGAAAAAATTAAAGCATTTGGATATTCACCTTTGCATAGAAAAAGTTTTATGCTAAAGTGTTTTGAGAAAAGCTTGTTTGACTAA
- the map gene encoding type I methionyl aminopeptidase encodes MIEIKKPVEIEKLRKANELVARTLDYLESIIVPGMSLKEIDIKAEEFILNHGAKPSFKGLYGFPGSICISLNQACIHGVGDERILKEGDILGLDVGTCIDGYYGDAARTIPIGKISATDEALIACAKDALYYAIDIIKEGMRFKELSYELGEFITKRGFVPLKGYCGHGIGKKPHGEPEIPNYLESGVSVKSGPKIKNGMVFCIEPMVCQKDGTPVHLKGNWEAGSKDGLNAAHYEHCVAIINGKADILSK; translated from the coding sequence ATGATAGAAATTAAAAAACCAGTAGAAATTGAAAAATTACGCAAAGCAAATGAGCTTGTAGCTAGAACGCTTGATTATTTAGAAAGTATTATAGTTCCAGGCATGAGTTTAAAAGAAATTGATATTAAAGCAGAAGAATTTATACTTAATCATGGTGCAAAACCATCTTTTAAAGGTTTGTATGGTTTTCCAGGTAGTATTTGCATCTCGCTTAATCAAGCTTGTATTCATGGTGTGGGTGATGAACGCATACTAAAAGAAGGTGATATTTTAGGTCTTGATGTAGGCACATGTATAGATGGATATTATGGAGATGCAGCAAGGACTATACCTATAGGTAAAATTTCAGCTACTGATGAAGCGCTAATTGCTTGTGCAAAAGATGCTTTGTATTATGCTATAGATATCATTAAAGAAGGCATGCGTTTTAAAGAACTTTCTTATGAACTTGGCGAGTTTATTACCAAAAGAGGTTTTGTGCCTTTAAAAGGTTATTGTGGTCATGGTATAGGTAAAAAACCACACGGTGAGCCTGAAATTCCAAATTATTTAGAATCAGGTGTTAGTGTAAAAAGCGGTCCAAAAATCAAAAATGGTATGGTATTTTGTATAGAACCTATGGTATGCCAAAAAGATGGCACTCCAGTGCATTTAAAAGGCAATTGGGAAGCAGGAAGTAAAGATGGTTTAAATGCAGCTCATTATGAGCATTGTGTAGCTATTATAAATGGCAAGGCAGATATATTATCTAAGTAA
- a CDS encoding DNA-deoxyinosine glycosylase: protein MQILTHPLEPFFDENSKILILGSFPSIKSREEKFYYQHNKNRFWRIFEILFECELKNIYDQKVFLKDNHIALWDVISSCKIKNSDDRTISYAKANDINFILEKAKIEKICVLGKIASKYFTKFYPDKEFYELPSSSPANMSYSLDDLVQKYKVIKE from the coding sequence ATGCAAATTTTAACTCATCCTTTGGAACCCTTTTTTGATGAAAACTCAAAAATTTTAATACTCGGTTCTTTTCCATCTATTAAATCAAGAGAAGAAAAATTTTATTATCAGCACAATAAAAATCGTTTTTGGCGTATTTTTGAAATATTATTTGAGTGTGAGTTAAAAAATATATACGATCAAAAAGTTTTTTTGAAAGATAACCACATTGCACTTTGGGATGTAATTTCAAGTTGTAAAATAAAAAATTCAGACGATAGAACAATTTCTTATGCAAAAGCTAATGATATTAATTTTATTTTAGAAAAAGCAAAAATAGAAAAAATTTGTGTTTTAGGAAAAATTGCAAGTAAATATTTTACTAAATTTTATCCTGATAAAGAATTTTATGAATTACCTTCAAGTTCTCCTGCAAATATGAGTTATTCTTTAGATGATTTAGTGCAAAAATACAAAGTTATCAAGGAATAA
- a CDS encoding MFS transporter, whose amino-acid sequence MHKILRKNDFKTLSLSSLGGALEFYDFIIFVFFATYISKNFFPNDTDEFWRLLNTYGAFAAGYLARPLGGIVMAHFGDKFGRKNMFMLSILLMVIPTFSLAFIPTFETIGYFAPIFLILVRIAQGIAIGGELPGAWVFVKEHAPEDKSSFYISAINASMALGILLGSFVALLINKYFSQEEIYEYAWRIPFAIGGIFGIISIYLRRFLQETPVFKQMKRENSLEKFPLKALFKKASIFFDILPSMLLTWMLTACVIILVLLMPNFMPEVLVIEKTDAIYIQMIGIIILAIGTLLAGIWVDKFGFFITASIFIVCFCLSCFFYFYFFYAQILHLSIYFYFIAIFFGGINALAPILMCKVFEPKIRFSGISFSYNIAYAFAGGFTPQLVFALHSLAVNQENPFIYGIFIYIFILSFITFLGTILAYKRLRF is encoded by the coding sequence ATGCATAAAATACTAAGAAAAAATGATTTTAAAACTTTATCCTTATCTTCTTTAGGAGGGGCTTTAGAATTTTATGATTTCATTATATTTGTATTTTTTGCAACTTATATTTCAAAGAATTTTTTTCCCAATGATACTGATGAATTTTGGAGATTATTAAATACTTATGGAGCTTTTGCAGCAGGTTATTTAGCAAGACCTCTTGGTGGTATAGTTATGGCACATTTTGGTGATAAATTTGGCAGAAAAAATATGTTTATGTTAAGTATTTTACTAATGGTAATACCTACATTTTCTCTAGCTTTTATCCCTACTTTTGAAACTATAGGTTATTTTGCACCTATTTTTTTAATACTCGTTAGAATTGCTCAAGGAATAGCCATAGGTGGAGAATTACCTGGTGCTTGGGTTTTTGTAAAAGAACATGCACCCGAAGATAAAAGTAGTTTTTATATAAGTGCTATTAATGCTTCAATGGCTCTTGGAATTCTTCTTGGTTCTTTTGTAGCCTTACTAATAAATAAATATTTTTCTCAAGAAGAAATTTATGAATATGCTTGGAGGATTCCTTTTGCTATAGGTGGTATTTTTGGAATTATTTCAATTTATCTTAGAAGATTTTTACAGGAAACACCTGTTTTTAAACAAATGAAAAGAGAAAATTCCTTAGAAAAATTTCCTCTAAAGGCTTTATTTAAAAAGGCAAGTATATTTTTTGATATTTTACCTTCAATGCTTTTAACTTGGATGCTTACAGCATGTGTAATTATATTAGTTTTACTTATGCCTAATTTTATGCCTGAAGTTTTAGTAATAGAAAAAACAGACGCTATTTATATACAAATGATAGGTATTATTATATTAGCCATTGGAACTTTACTTGCTGGAATATGGGTAGATAAATTTGGTTTTTTTATCACTGCTTCTATTTTTATAGTTTGTTTTTGTCTATCTTGCTTTTTTTATTTTTACTTTTTCTATGCACAAATTTTACACTTAAGTATTTATTTTTACTTTATAGCAATATTTTTTGGAGGTATTAATGCTTTAGCACCTATACTAATGTGTAAAGTATTTGAACCAAAAATTCGTTTTAGCGGAATTTCTTTTTCATATAATATAGCTTATGCCTTTGCAGGTGGTTTTACACCTCAACTTGTTTTTGCTTTACATTCTTTAGCTGTTAATCAAGAAAATCCATTTATATATGGTATTTTTATTTATATTTTTATCTTGTCTTTTATAACTTTCTTAGGGACTATTCTTGCTTATAAGAGATTAAGATTTTAA
- the rpmJ gene encoding 50S ribosomal protein L36: MKVRPSVKKMCDKCKVVRRKGVVRIICENPKHKQRQG, from the coding sequence ATGAAAGTTAGACCATCTGTTAAAAAGATGTGTGACAAATGCAAAGTAGTTCGTCGTAAAGGCGTAGTTCGCATTATTTGCGAAAATCCAAAACACAAACAAAGACAAGGATAA
- the rpsM gene encoding 30S ribosomal protein S13, with protein sequence MARIAGVDLPKKKRIEYGLTYIYGIGLHTSRKILDKTGISYDKRVHELSEDEAAAIRKEIQENYMVEGDLRKQVAMDIKALMDLGSFRGLRHRKGLPVRGQKTKTNARTRKGKRKTVGAKS encoded by the coding sequence ATGGCTCGTATCGCAGGTGTAGATTTACCAAAGAAAAAAAGAATTGAATATGGTTTGACTTATATTTATGGTATAGGTTTGCATACTTCAAGAAAAATCTTAGATAAAACCGGAATTTCTTATGATAAAAGAGTTCATGAGTTAAGTGAAGATGAAGCAGCAGCTATTCGTAAAGAAATTCAAGAAAACTATATGGTGGAAGGTGATCTTAGAAAACAAGTTGCTATGGATATCAAAGCATTGATGGATCTAGGAAGCTTTAGAGGCTTAAGACATAGAAAAGGCTTACCAGTTCGTGGACAAAAAACTAAAACAAATGCTAGAACTAGAAAAGGTAAGAGAAAAACCGTTGGTGCAAAATCATAA
- a CDS encoding cytochrome c551 peroxidase, with translation MKFFLTFLLFIIPALAIELITPIPEQIPYDKEKAILGKKLYMDTSLSKDKKVSCNSCHDLNSFGVDNKTFSTGINGIVDEPFHTPTNFNAVFNLSQFWRGNAKDLKEQAKHPLLNPKEMGLSNENEVIEIVKSNPHYKKEFEKLYGEVSFDNIADSLAEFQKTLLTPNSPFDRYLKGDKNAISEQAKRGYEAFVSNGCIACHQGQNIGGNMYQKMGVFVPYDNGTNWQGRFEITKDPNDKFVVKVPSLRNIAKTAPYFHDGSMPTLDACVQFMAYYQLGKFLEQDVVDDIVAFLNSLTGEYHDPLK, from the coding sequence ATGAAATTTTTTTTAACTTTTTTATTATTTATTATACCTGCTTTAGCAATAGAATTAATAACACCTATTCCTGAACAAATTCCATATGATAAAGAAAAAGCTATATTAGGAAAAAAACTTTACATGGATACAAGTTTATCAAAAGATAAAAAAGTTTCTTGTAATAGCTGCCATGACTTAAATAGCTTTGGTGTAGATAACAAGACTTTTTCTACGGGTATTAACGGGATTGTTGATGAGCCATTTCATACACCAACTAATTTCAATGCGGTTTTTAATCTTTCTCAATTTTGGAGAGGAAATGCAAAAGATCTTAAAGAACAAGCTAAACATCCTTTATTAAATCCTAAAGAAATGGGTTTAAGTAATGAAAATGAGGTTATTGAGATAGTAAAAAGCAATCCTCATTATAAAAAAGAATTTGAAAAGCTCTATGGTGAAGTTAGCTTTGATAATATAGCAGATTCTTTAGCTGAATTTCAAAAAACACTACTCACTCCAAATTCCCCTTTTGATCGCTATTTAAAAGGCGATAAAAACGCTATTAGCGAACAAGCCAAAAGAGGCTATGAGGCTTTTGTTTCTAATGGCTGTATAGCCTGCCATCAAGGGCAAAATATAGGTGGCAATATGTATCAAAAAATGGGTGTATTTGTTCCTTATGATAATGGAACAAATTGGCAAGGACGCTTTGAAATTACCAAAGATCCAAATGATAAATTTGTAGTAAAAGTTCCAAGTCTTAGGAATATAGCTAAAACTGCTCCTTATTTTCATGATGGTTCCATGCCAACACTTGATGCTTGTGTTCAATTTATGGCTTATTATCAGCTAGGAAAATTTTTAGAACAAGATGTTGTAGATGATATTGTTGCATTTTTAAATTCTTTAACGGGAGAATACCATGACCCACTCAAATAA
- a CDS encoding MFS transporter yields MTNYKKAVFALALSSFCMGVTEFVMAGVLIDIQNHFNIDAKSAGWLTTLYAIGVVVGALSFTSLLSPYKRHTQLIINISIFSLANLIIFFSDNFYLSAFARFIAGTQHGVFYVIATLAISAIAPSDKKSQAIAIMVTGLTVALVSGVPLGTFIGHYFGFKYIFLLIFILSIIALLGIIFMMPKNIHSNIIKFKDFLPAFSNLNLLKTYTISICGCGAHFILYTYLQKLLVEKSGFDVSMSGYILFFYGICAIFGNLWGGKMVDKYGAVYSLRIILSAQVLIYLSFLFTMHSWILVIISLSLIGFFSFSTISAFKVLSIAKAKRYTHKAQESTVSVNEASFNVGIALASFLGGLVLTYFGIEFNALFSAIFVLPALLFAFLFAKDKIHSIKRKA; encoded by the coding sequence ATGACAAATTACAAAAAAGCCGTTTTTGCTCTAGCGCTTAGTTCTTTTTGTATGGGAGTAACTGAATTTGTAATGGCTGGAGTTTTAATCGATATACAAAATCATTTTAATATCGATGCAAAAAGCGCTGGTTGGCTTACTACTTTATATGCTATAGGGGTTGTTGTTGGTGCATTATCTTTTACAAGTTTATTAAGTCCTTATAAAAGACACACTCAATTAATTATCAATATAAGCATTTTTTCTCTTGCTAATTTAATCATATTTTTTAGTGATAATTTTTATTTAAGTGCCTTTGCAAGATTTATCGCAGGAACACAACATGGAGTTTTTTATGTGATTGCAACTTTAGCAATTAGTGCTATTGCTCCAAGTGATAAAAAAAGCCAAGCTATAGCTATAATGGTTACAGGATTAACAGTAGCTTTGGTAAGCGGGGTGCCTCTTGGAACTTTTATAGGGCATTATTTTGGTTTTAAATATATATTTTTACTTATATTTATTTTGAGTATAATTGCTCTTTTGGGTATTATTTTTATGATGCCAAAAAATATACATTCTAATATCATCAAATTTAAAGACTTTCTTCCTGCTTTTTCAAATTTAAATCTTTTAAAAACCTATACTATTTCAATATGCGGATGTGGAGCGCATTTTATACTTTATACTTATTTGCAAAAATTACTCGTTGAAAAAAGTGGTTTTGATGTTAGTATGAGTGGTTATATCTTGTTTTTTTATGGAATTTGTGCAATTTTTGGGAATTTATGGGGAGGAAAAATGGTGGATAAATATGGAGCTGTGTATTCTTTAAGAATTATACTTAGCGCACAGGTTTTAATCTATCTTAGTTTCTTATTTACCATGCACTCGTGGATTTTGGTGATTATTTCTTTATCTTTGATAGGATTTTTCTCTTTTTCTACTATATCAGCTTTTAAGGTATTAAGCATAGCAAAAGCAAAAAGATATACACATAAAGCACAAGAAAGCACCGTTAGTGTCAATGAAGCTTCTTTTAATGTAGGCATTGCACTAGCTTCGTTTTTAGGAGGTTTAGTTTTAACTTATTTTGGCATAGAATTTAATGCTTTATTTTCAGCTATTTTTGTTTTACCTGCATTATTGTTTGCTTTTTTATTTGCTAAAGATAAAATCCACTCTATAAAGAGAAAAGCTTAG
- the infA gene encoding translation initiation factor IF-1, which produces MAKDDVIEIDGNVIEALPNATFKVELDNKHVILCHIAGKMRMHYIRIMPGDRVKVELTPYSLDKGRITFRYK; this is translated from the coding sequence TTGGCAAAAGATGATGTTATTGAAATAGATGGTAATGTAATTGAAGCTTTACCAAATGCTACTTTTAAAGTAGAGCTTGATAACAAACATGTAATACTTTGTCATATTGCAGGTAAAATGCGTATGCATTATATTAGGATTATGCCAGGTGATAGAGTTAAAGTTGAACTAACACCTTATAGTCTTGATAAAGGGCGTATTACTTTTAGATATAAATAA